In Temnothorax longispinosus isolate EJ_2023e chromosome 2, Tlon_JGU_v1, whole genome shotgun sequence, one DNA window encodes the following:
- the LOC139808002 gene encoding uncharacterized protein isoform X2, with protein sequence MEKPNPKETINLLDLLSESDSDSTDLILAPQKKKKVKRRHRSRMLSRSRHSDSCGCNKSDMRIISLWLAAVLITFWLIALSWLAAILYGEIKKMDTSIKSGIVNCLRR encoded by the exons ATGGAGAAGCCGAACCCGAAGGAGACCATCAACCTGCTCGATCTGCTGTCGGAGAGCGATTCCGACAGCACCGACCTGATCCTCGCGCcccagaagaagaagaaagtcAAGCG ACGGCACAGATCACGGATGTTGTCCAGGAGCCGGCACAGCGACTCCTGCGGATGCAACAAGTCGGATATGCGGATCATATCCTTGTGGTTGGCGGCGGTATTAATTACGTTTTGGCTGATCGCTTTGTCTTGGCTGGCGGCTATACTGTACGGCGAGATTAAGAAAATGGATACGTCTATAAAGTCAG GTATCGTTAATTGTTTGCGTCGATGA